A portion of the Epinephelus moara isolate mb chromosome 4, YSFRI_EMoa_1.0, whole genome shotgun sequence genome contains these proteins:
- the yif1a gene encoding protein YIF1A: MDLPHQGYRATKPRARAAPPTADSVLFDDTSSAAPAMNNQGYYTPGYNMAGPSHDMHADAGSNNLFADPMANAAMMYGSSLANQGKDMVNKEISRFMSVNKLKYFFAVDTRYVLKKLMILMFPYTHQDWEVRYHRDTPLTPRQDVNAPDLYIPTMAFITYILLAGMALGIQKRFSPEVLGLCASTALVWIIIEVLVMLLSLYLLTVHSDLSTFDLIAYSGYKYVGMIFTVLCGLLFGSDGYYVALAWSSCALMFFIVRSLKMKILPSLSSDSMGTGSSAKPQFRLYITVATAVFQPIIIYWLTSHLVR, from the exons ATGGACTTGCCACATCAAGGATACCGAGCAA CTAAACCGAGAGCTCGTGCAGCTCCCCCCACTGCAGATTCTGTCCTGTTTGACGACACTAGCTCTGCAGCTCCAGCAATGAACAATCAAGGATACTACACTCCTGGGTACAATATGGCAGGACCCTCACATGACATGCACGCAGATGCTGGGTCGAACAACCTGTTTGCTGACCCAATGGCCAACGCTGCAATGATGTACGGCTCCTCATTAGCTAACCAAGGAAAGGATATGGTTAACAAAGAG ATCAGTAGATTCATGTCTGTGAACAAGCTGAAATACTTCTTTGCCGTCGACACCAGATATGTATTGAAGAAACTTATGATCCTCATGTTCCCGTACACACATCAG GACTGGGAAGTTCGTTACCATCGGGACACTCCACTGACTCCAAGACAGGATGTGAATGCACCAGACCTTTACATACCAA CAATGGCTTTCATAACCTACATTTTACTCGCTGGAATGGCCCTCGGCATTCAGAAACG GTTCAGTCCAGAGGTTCTTGGACTGTGTGCCAGCACCGCCCTCGTATGGATCATCATCGAGGTCTTGGTGATGCTGTTGAGCTTGTACCTGCTGACAGTACACAGCGACCTCTCAACCTTTGATCTCATCGCCTACAGTGGATACAAATATGTTGG GATGATCTTCACAGTGTTGTGTGGCTTACTGTTTGGCAGTGATGGTTATTATGTGGCCCTCGCCTGGTCCTCCTGTGCCCTTATGTTTTTCATT GTTCGATCTCTGAAAATGAAgatccttccctctctctcctcggaCTCCATGGGAACTGGATCAAGTGCCAAACCTCAATTCCGCCTTTATATCACTGTGGCCACTGCAGTGTTCCAGCCAATCATTATATACTGGTTAACCTCTCACCTGGTCAGGTGA